Proteins from a single region of Heterodontus francisci isolate sHetFra1 chromosome 29, sHetFra1.hap1, whole genome shotgun sequence:
- the LOC137345931 gene encoding histone H2B, gonadal-like gives MPTAAVSTSVTAAGAKGAVSKKGSKKTAMKMSRKGDKKHRRSRKESYSIYIYKVLKQVHPDTGISSKAMSVINSFVNDIFERISCEASRLVHYTRRQTISSREIQSAVRLLLPGELAKHAVSEGTKAVTKYTSSK, from the coding sequence ATGCCGACCGCCGCTGTTTCCACCAGTGTCACGGCCGCCGGCGCCAAAGGCGCCGTTTCCAAGAAAGGGTCCAAGAAAACGGCGATGAAAATGTCCAGGAAGGGCGACAAGAAGCACCGGAGGAGCCGGAAGGAGAGCTACAGCATCTACATCTACAAGGTGCTGAAGCAGGTCCACCCCGACacgggcatctcctccaaggccatgagtgtCATCAACTCCTTCGTCAACGACATCTTCGAGCGCATATCCTGCGAGGCTTCCCGCCTGGTCCATTACACCAGGCGCCAGACCATCTCCTCCAGGGAGATCCAGAGCGCCGTCCGCCTCCTGCTGCCGGGGgaactggccaagcacgccgtctcCGAGGGCACAAAGGCGGTCACCaaatacaccagctccaagtag
- the LOC137345932 gene encoding histone H1-like: MASGDLAEGPTRGRKPRKRRVPPKLRQVGAPTMAGHILEAVSSSRERRGLSLAGVKKALSAAGYDVPRINSRVNQAVRNLVNEGSLLQTAGTGASGSFKINRQRQDIQSRPALTATAPRGGQQRAAASGGTAKREKKRTPAEKNKPVRRKKNGTAGGRRKAAKGTGGRSGPRRGVGRPRKAAREPAPDAGPPGGQEAEQQPGGESSSEGTVQGGKP; encoded by the coding sequence ATGGCTTCGGGTGATCTGGCCGAAGGCCCCACCCGAGGCAGGAAGCCGAGGAAGCGGAGGGTCCCGCCCAAGCTGCGGCAGGTGGGCGCGCCCACCATGGCCGGGCACATCCTGGAGGCGGTGTCGTCTTCCCGGGAGCGTCGCGGCCTGTCGCTGGCCGGCGTCAAGAAGGCGCTGTCGGCCGCCGGCTACGACGTGCCGCGGATCAACTCGCGGGTGAACCAGGCGGTCCGGAACCTGGTGAACGAAGGCTCGCTGCTGCAAACGGCGGGCACCGGGGCCTCGGGCTCCTTCAAGATCAACCGGCAGCGCCAGGACATTCAGAGCCGCCCGGCCCTCACTGCCACCGCCCCCCGGGGCGGGCAGCAGAGGGCGGCCGCCAGCGGCGGCACCGCTAAGAGGGAGAAGAAGAGGACCCCCGCCGAGAAGAACAAGCCGGTCAGGCGGAAGAAGAACGGCACCGCCGGCGGCCGGCGAAAGGCCGCGAAGGGAACCGGCGGCAGGTCCGGTCCCCGGAGGGGGGTCGGGCGGCCCCGGAAAGCGGCCAGGGAGCCGGCGCCAGACGCCGGTCCGCCCGGTGGGCAGGAGGCCGAGCAACAGCCGGGAGGGGAAAGCAGTTCCGAGGGCACCGTCCAAGGCGGGAAACCCTGA